From Stigmatopora nigra isolate UIUO_SnigA chromosome 5, RoL_Snig_1.1, whole genome shotgun sequence, a single genomic window includes:
- the lpla gene encoding lipoprotein lipase produces the protein MGKANGRFFPLWILLGKFLATFCSDPELTTSGAFVNSSISNNNSSSGSVTPTPLPATSTAEWLSNYTDIVSRFSLRKADIPDDDMCYIVAGSPETIRECEFNAQTQTFVIIHGWTVTGMFESWVPKLVSALYERVPSANVIVVDWLTRANQHYPTSAAYTKLVGRDVAKFVTWIQKELELPWDKIHLVGYSLGAHVAGIAGDLTDHKISRITGLDPAGPMFEHADEQDTLSKDDAQFVDVLHTNTRGSPGCSIGIQKAVGHIDIYPNGGTFQPGCDIPNTLRVIAKEGLRGLQNADQLVKCSHERSIHLFIDSLLNAQQQSMMAFRCHSREAFNKGLCLSCRKNRCNKIGYNINKIRMTRGAKMYLKTREMTPYKVFHYQVKMHLFSKKSLNFVQQPMKISLYGTDGEKEDIAFVLPTMNDNSTLSFLVTTDVSIGDLMIVKVRWEKDSLISWSDLTGKSKFYVRKIRVKSGETQSKVIFSVKEAEYTDLIRGGKAAAFVKSKEDNRSRKEKRMHKLKMEGSLFGLNDA, from the exons ATGGGAAAAGCAAACGGGCGTTTTTTCCCGCTTTGGATACTTTTGGGAAAATTTCTTGCCACTTTTTGCTCGGACCCTGAACTCACCACCAGCGGTGCGTTTG TGAACAGCAGcatcagcaacaacaacagcagcagtgGCAGCGTCACCCCTACCCCACTACCCGCCACCTCTACCGCCGAGTGGCTCAGCAATTACACCGACATCGTTTCCAGGTTCTCTTTGCGCAAGGCCGATATTCCCGATGACGACATGTGCTACATTGTGGCCGGCAGTCCCGAGACCATCCGGGAGTGCGAGTTCAATGCCCAGACGCAGACGTTTGTCATCATCCATGGATGGACG GTAACAGGTATGTTTGAGAGTTGGGTACCCAAACTGGTCTCAGCTCTGTATGAACGAGTGCCCAGTGCCAATGTGATTGTGGTGGATTGGTTGACACGCGCCAATCAGCATTACCCGACTTCTGCGGCCTACACAAAGCTGGTGGGAAGAGACGTGGCCAAGTTTGTCACCTGGATACAA AAAGAGTTAGAGCTTCCCTGGGACAAAATCCACCTAGTGGGCTACAGCCTCGGGGCGCACGTGGCTGGAATTGCCGGTGATTTGACCGACCACAAAATCAGCAGAATCACAG GATTGGATCCCGCCGGTCCAATGTTTGAACACGCGGACGAACAAGACACGCTATCCAAAGACGACGCCCAGTTTGTAGACGTCCTGCACACCAATACGCGAGGCTCACCCGGTTGCAGTATCGGCATCCAGAAGGCGGTGGGTCATATCGACATTTACCCCAATGGAGGCACCTTCCAGCCGGGTTGTGACATCCCAAATACCCTCAGGGTGATTGCTAAGGAAGGACTTAGAGGTCTACAAA ATGCTGACCAACTAGTCAAATGTTCACACGAGCGCTCCATCCACCTATTCATCGACTCTCTACTCAACGCACAACAGCAAAGCATGATGGCCTTCCGCTGTCACTCCCGCGAAGCCTTCAACAAAGGCTTGTGCCTCAGTTGCCGCAAAAACCGCTGCAACAAGATCGGCTACAACATCAACAAGATCCGTATGACGCGTGGTGCCAAGATGTACCTCAAAACTCGAGAAATGACGCCCTACAAAG TTTTCCACTATCAAGTGAAGATGCACCTGTTCAGCAAGAAAAGCCTGAACTTCGTTCAGCAACCTATGAAAATTTCCCTGTATGGAACCGATGGAGAGAAGGAAGACATCGCTTTTGTTCT GCCCACAATGAACGACAACAGCACGCTGTCTTTCCTCGTCACCACCGACGTGAGCATCGGCGACCTGATGATTGTCAAGGTGCGCTGGGAAAAGGACTCCCTCATCAGCTGGTCGGACTTGACGGGGAAAAGCAAGTTCTACGTCCGGAAAATACGGGTCAAATCGGGGGAGACGCAGTCTAA GGTGATCTTCAGTGTCAAAGAAGCTGAGTACACCGATTTGATCCGAGGAGGAAAAGCTGCAGCGTTTGTCAAGTCCAAAGAAGACAACCGAAGCCGCAAAGAAAAACG GATGcacaaattgaaaatggaaGGCAGTCTGTTCGGTCTAAACGACGCTTAA